From the Coffea eugenioides isolate CCC68of chromosome 1, Ceug_1.0, whole genome shotgun sequence genome, the window agagaaagtaaATAATTTAAAGctaatttttaataatttaaagAAAGTAAGTTGTGGTGACTAGGCATGTTGGCGATTTAGAACAGTGAACTACATATTTCTTTCAAgcaaaatgatattttataagATACCCAAGTTTATGAGCAGAAACAAagtaaaaattatttatttttattattaactATTTTCACGTTTGCATATATTGCTTAAgtaagtcaaaaaataaagtaaaaaataacCAACTTCCTTGTTTTTAACTATTCTCACGTTTGTGTACATCGTTTGGGCCATTGTCATGTCATAATTTTCAATTATTTAGgcattttcataaaatttaattactttttaaattttttttttgttttgaagtAGCTATAGTTATTCTTAAGCAAGACCATTTTGGACTGCTATATCTAAAATTGTCAAGGCAAGGATTTTTTACATTACCATATTATTCAGGAGTTTTTGAAACCAACATAGTGCTGTGTTTCAACTCGCACATGATAAACACCACACATGTTTTTTagcctatttttctttaattgtttggTATTTTTACACTTTAGGATGGTACAATGCAGTTGTAAAGTTAAAAACaatttggagagagagagagagagagttaaaaaaaaaggagaagaataATAGAATATAATCCTTATACTCACTTGATGATACTAATGTTTTAAAACTAAACTATTTGGTGATAATATTCTTTTAAAAGCATATAGTAATATACATCAACTCGGTTGATTTTCGAGTTCGTCCAATCTTTCAACTCACaaacgttaaaaaaaaaaaccacccaTTTTAATGCAAACCAGAAAAGTCAGATGTTTCAATTAGCAAACCATTAAATTGAGTGAATTTATGAGAATTATTTTCTAgacctctatttttttttttgctagaCCTCTAGTTATCAACCCAtaaatttaactaaataataaCAATTGAATTTATTATTCTCATAATCCTTATGCTGTAAATAATTGGCATGAAAGGGCTCAAATTTCATTTACCATacaatgagttttttttttctttttgggagcATTCAATGAGTTTTATTGAGCTTAATTTGGTCAATGTttattttattactttacagttcactttttttcactttttttttctttatttcaaaCTTTCCTCCAATTTTCTTACCTACGCTATTTCACTAAATAACCAAAGAGAACATaatgattaatatttttaaatttgCTATCTTAACCTAAAAGTATGAAATATATTAATGTTAATGATATATTTAGCTTTAAATCTTAGTTAATTACTCTTCAACTTTGATTTACGATTTTAGAATACTTGCATGTTTTATTTAAGATTACAAATTTACCAGTTTAATTAATTATACGAATCACTCAATCGCTTCATGTAATtttttgatttgtataattatctTTTAGATCACAAAAATTAGTTTTAACATATTTATGATGTCATGACCCTTGACACCTTTTTTCGGTTCGACAAAATTTGGTCTGGGTTTCAAAATACAACGTCCCCCCATCGCCAGCTCCTCTGAGAACTCTCCATTTccttgaggaagaagaagaagaaaaaaagggataCTATCAAGGCGCAATTTTTCTTCGAAATACCACTGTAAGCTGCTTCTCATGCTATCAATTGTCAATTTCGTTCAAATCATGTATAGTTTATGTACAAGATTGAATTTTTTTGCTGGGTATTGTTGAATGGTCCTGTTTTAATTTTCTTGGTATTTCAATATTTCATCTGCAACTTTGTGACTATTTGCTCCATTTATGTGGAAAAGGCTGTGGATATGGTTGAAATAGAAAGTTTGGCCCTGCTTTAGTTCAGTTTGAGCAGAAAAATCGTTGTTTTTTGCCCATGCACGTCAAGCTTTTGATAAAATGTCCACATGagaacccaaaaaagaaaaaatgcaaaggAAAGAGAGATTTCGTGCTTTTTGTGTGTTAATGTGCGAAATTGTGCTTGTGTGCATCACGCGCGAGGAGGCGGCATTAGAGAGGAAGCAAAAAGAGAATATTGTGGTGTTAGTGGTTGCAATTTGGGATTTTAATTGATTGTTTCTTGAATACAATGTGCAATTTATTGTCATTGAATAAAGAAGACAACAACGGTTGTCTATTAATACAATTTTTCTACACCTGACAGTTTTATCTTTGAGCCAAAGTTTCAGAAAGTAACACTAATTTAGCCCTGTCATGCACTTTGCGCAGCTACAAGTGCCTAGGAGGAGGGGGAACAAGAGGAAAGAGTGATGCTTGGCATTTCTTATGGGGAGCTGTTTCTCATAATTGGAGCTACTGCTGCTCTAATTGGTACGCTATTGGCTATTCCTCCTTGTATAGATTTTGATCTTTGCATCTTTTTTGATGATTACCTACATATAATTGATGTAGATTCTAAATGCGATGAAACAATGTAGTAAGTTGTATTGTTTGCTATCAAGACAAAGTGTGTTGTGTTTTGcggtttttccatttttgtttgGATGGCTTCAAGGATGATCCTTTGGAAATGATACTTTCTGTCTCTTGCTCTGGCATATGTGCACACGTATTAGAGTCAATGTTGAATTGAGGTTTATGTGTTGATATTCATTGCTGTAGTTCAGGCCCAAAGGATTTGCCAATAATTGCAAGAACCGCGGGGAGGTTAGCTGGAAGGGCAATTGGATATGTCCAAGTGGCCCGTGGCCAATTCGATAGTGTTATGCAGCAATCTCAGGCTCGTcaggtctctctctctctctctctctctacatGCACATAGATATATGTCTCTAAAATTTTGTGTCTGTTTGTCTGTATAGAAAGCACATGCATGGCATAGTTAGTGGTTGAGGTTCACTGGCTAGACAATTAAAATGTAAAGTGCACTTTGTCTTTCAATGATTTTTGTAGATGAGCTGTActaattttgtgttttgtaGGTGCATAAAGAACTACAAGACACTATTTCCCAACTTGAAGCTATTCGTCATGAGATTCGAACTATATCTTTTATGAATCCTGGTCCATTAACTCGGAGCCTTGTGGACAATGCTGTGAATACATCTCCTACAAGTGGTATAACTTCTTCTTTTAACTCTTGTTCTTGAATAGCCTGAATCTTCCCTTTTCAGGTTTTCACCTTATTGCATGCCCCAACccactcttttttttcctttggtttgaCTTAGATGAAACTGGGCTGGGAAAACCAGGTAAAGAGAGCATTTCAGCAATCCCCACTGCTAAGGTTCATCGTGTTGCTAAAAATCTATTTCCTGTAACATCATTTATGTTTCTTTTAGCAGCAAGTTTTATCAGTAGGGTTAAAACTATGTCTTTCCTAGGGTTATGCTTCACGGACCTCTGCCTCATCTGACATGCACAGCCAAGCTACTGCTTATGCAAAGTTGGCTGAATCTAAGTCATTGAACCCTGCTTCTGTGAATAATGAAGTTCTGAATGAGCTAACGGATGAATCTGGTCTTACCATCCTACCAGTATCAGCTGAAAGTGCAGGATTGTTGGCAAGTAAAAAAGGTGTGAGccattttcttgttttggttTTTGCCAGTTtctgtctttcttcttgctctcTATTTTCTAAATGTGCTTCTATTTATCATCTAGACTTTTCagtctttcttttgctctttgtGTGATTTAGAGGGTAATTTCCAGTAGTGACCTATTATCTGGAATAGCAAGTGAAATAACTTTATGTTTGAGGATGTTCTAAAAGGTAACTTAGATATGTATCTTACCGTATCTGTTGGTGACATTAAaataaactttcatttccgtgGTGAAGTTAAGATATGAACAAGTATTACTAGTTTTTATCAGGTGTTTGTTGCCTGAATGATATAGTAGAAGCTGAGGATCCTGGATAGGCGTTGCATTTTATGAAATCTGCTTGTTTTCTTTTGAGCATGTCATTTTAGAATATACTGCTTCACTTGATCTTGGAATTCAAGACTCATGCCGACGAAGATTAGGCAAGGATTCATGAGGTTTGGAGGGAGAAGTGCGCCCACCTAACTGGCCTTGCTAGTTAGTACAGATTGGAGGCAGTTGGCAAGAGGATGTCATGCTTACAGGAAAGTGTTATTTTCTTTAGCAAGGACTGGGAGATAGAGAAACAAAACTAGCTAGCTAGAATAA encodes:
- the LOC113779459 gene encoding uncharacterized protein LOC113779459, yielding MLGISYGELFLIIGATAALIGPKDLPIIARTAGRLAGRAIGYVQVARGQFDSVMQQSQARQVHKELQDTISQLEAIRHEIRTISFMNPGPLTRSLVDNAVNTSPTSDETGLGKPGKESISAIPTAKGYASRTSASSDMHSQATAYAKLAESKSLNPASVNNEVLNELTDESGLTILPVSAESAGLLASKKDTVMGSDIVLEAVLEAEVARNAKDFFSQPQNLEKLE